Within bacterium, the genomic segment CGCTCGCCATGCCCGGCATGGAGGCGGAGCTGGGCATCTCCAAAGTGGATCTGGGACTTTTTCTCACTCTGCACGGCGTACTCTATGGCATCTCCCGGTTTGCCAACGGCGTCATCGCTGATCGTGTGAATCCCCGATACTTTATGGCGCTGGGCCTGTTCGCTTCTGCGTTGATGAGCATTTTTTTTGGATTGAGCAATACGGTGTTGGCATTCGGCCTGTTCTGGTTGCTGAACGGCTGGTTTCAAGGTATGGGCTTCCCGCCGACTGCGCACACTTTGACCAACTGGTTTTCCGCCAACGAGCGCGGCCGCAAATTCTCCATCTGGAACACCTCCCATTCCATCGGCGCCGGCCTGGTCATGCTGCTGAACAGCTTTCTGGTCCTATACTACTGGCGGTTGTGTTTCTTTGTTCCCGCCGGACTGGCTCTTTTCGGCTCGCTGTTTATCGCCAATCGTCTGCGCGATACGCCGGAATCCCTCGGCTTGCCGCCGGTGGAAAAATACAGTCAGGATCACGAGGAGACGGAAAAGCTGAGGCGGATGGGCGATCATGATTTTACACAGTTCATTCGCCTTCATGTGTTCGGCAACCCAGCCATCTGGGTGATCAGTTTCGCAAATTTTTTTGTCTACACCGTCAGGTATGCTATTTTGGACTGGGGTCCGATGTTCTTGTCCGAGATGAAGGGCAGCCAGTTGCACCATGCCGGTTGGATCGTCGCCGGATATGAGATCGCCGGCATCCTCGGCATGCTGGTGAGCGGTTGGATGATGGACAAAGTATTCAAGGGAAGAGGAGGACGCGCCTGTTTTTTCTATATGGCCGCCTGCACGGTTTGCGTTTTTCTCTTCTGGCGGTTGAACTCCGCCTCCCTGATGATCAACGGCATGCTGCTATTCGGCGTCGGCTTTTTTATCTATGGGCCGCAGTGTCTGATCGGCGTCATCGCCGCCAACCTGGCGACCAAACGGGCGGCGGCCACCGCCAACGGAGTAACCGGTATCTTTGGTTATCTGAGCGGCGTGCTCTCCGGCTGGGGATTAGGACTGCTGGTGCAGACACATGGCTGGAACGCAGGCTTTCTCATGCTTTCGCTGGCAGGGTTGACCGCCATGATGCTGTTTGCGTTCGTCTGGAACGTGAAATAGATGGTATTACGGTTTCATAGACATCCATTGGTCCGTATGGGGTAATTGTCATTGCGAGGGCCGCAGTCTTGGCGGCCCGAAGCAATCCCCTGAGGCGAGGGAATTGCTTTATAAAGAGTTTACCCTTTGTCAGGGGATTGCTTCGCTCCATTAAAGGGTGGATGGAGTTGCGGGTTCAGCTGCACCGCTCGCAACGATAGTGAGAAAGAATAAAAAAAAGTGCGACGCATAGACAGCGCCGCACTTTTTTTTAGCCACAACCCTGATATGAGGAAATCGGATCAGGGTTTTTTCTTTTAGAAAGAACCGCCGATGGAGACCCGCATCACTGATCCCAGCACACTGCCGAAATCACTGTAGGAGAAATCCAGCCGACCGTTCGTGCCCACGGATCCCAGTTTGACGCCGGCGCCCAGGGAGAGGCCGCCGATGCCGTCTTCACGGCGCTGGGTCGACCAGCCGCCGCGCAGGGAGAACTTTTCCATATAGGTATATTCCAAACCATAGTTCATAAATTCCGGGCGGTCCGCCGGGTCAACGCCTTCCAGCGCCAACATCGCGCGGTGATCGCTGCCCATGGAAACAGGCAACAGTTCAAACAGATTGGCGGAGACGCCGATTTTATAGGTCTGCGGAATGCCGAACTCTTCGTTCTCATACAACTGCTGGCCGGAGTAGTTTCTAATGGACATGGCCAGAACGACGCTGCGAATGCCGGTTTCATAGATAGTGCCGAAGTCAAAGGCGACGGTACCGATCTTGTTCTGTTTGCCGGTTTCTTCCAGAGCATCACCCATATAGGTGTCATTGCTGCCCAGTTTCTGATTGACATATTTGACGTTGCCGCCGAGGCCGAACTTGTCGGTCATCTGGTAGCCGTAGCCAAGTCCCAGAGCCAGGCCCGCAACATCGCCGACGTCCACGTCCGTATATCCTCGTGGATCAGCTACGGAAATAGCGGTGCCGTTGAAATCTCCGTAATTCATCATTTGGGTATGCAGCGAGAACACCCCATAGGCGCCGGTGTTCCAGGCGACCGCTGCGTTGGCTACGCTCATGTCGGCGATCCAGTCGGTGTAGTTGAAGAAAAAGGCGCGATTCTGCACCGAGGCCAGACCAGCCGGGTTATAGAACACGGACGCCAGGTCGTTTTTGGCGAAAGTGAAGGCTTCCGCCATACCGGTCGCCCGGGCGCTGCCGCCGACGGAAAGAAACGTCATTCCCGCCTGGCCCAGCTTTTTCATTTTGGCTGTTGCCGGCAACGAGGCCAAAATGATCATCAGCAATAGGGACACACAAAATATTTTTCTCATGAGTATTGCCTCCGTTATGGACTTTTAAGTCACAAAGCTTGGTCACCAAGCGGATTACCGGACCACGATGAACTTGTCGACATGATTGCCGAGGTCGCTTTCTACCGTATAGATGTAGACATCGCTGACGATGTACTGATTGAACTCGGTGCGCAGATCCCAGTCTTCGGTGGCCGCCCCATCGGTGTGCTCGATCTTGTGGACAAAATTGCCGCTTGAAGTGTAGATGCGGATGGTGCATTTGCCCGGCAGTCCGGTGAACACGATCTTATCCATTTCGCCCGGGTAGGTCTTGCCCGCGGCGCTGTAGGGATTGGGAACCACACGGATGTCTTTTAGCTTGGATGCATCGGTGATCGCTTCTGTCTTGGGCTGGCAGCCGGTGGGCGCCCAGCCCGTCCAGGCATACCATCTTCCGCCTTCCAGGGAAACGCCCGGATCCTGCCAGTTTTGGCTGCCGTCGTCATAGGCGACTACATAGTAAAAGTATTGATACCCGGGGGCTACATTCGCATCGAGGAACTCGTTGGCGGTGCCCTCATAGACCTTGTAGTAGGAGCTGTCTCTGGCGCCCGTGGCGCGATAGACGCGATAGCCGGCAAAGTCTTTGACGCCGGTATCAAAATCCGGATCGTTCCTCGGTTCATCAGACCAGGACACTTTGATCTTCGGGCCTTCAGCGGTCACCCACAGGTTGGCCGGAGGACGCGGCGGATCGGGCACGTCATATTTGCTGCGTCCGCCCGCCTTGACGCCGTTGATGTTCCAGTCAGCCATTCTTAAGGTCTTGAAGACGGAATCCCGTCCGGCTTTGAACACCGGTTCAAGTTCATCCATGACTGCGGCGCTGTATTTGGAATCCCAGGCTCGTTTACCCCAATACTTGCACTGCTCCAGGCTCATGCCTCCGGCTGCGATCACATAGTCGATCTGGATGGATTCGCCGAATTCCAGATCATAGGGGCCAAAGCTGGTGTATCCTGTGGGAATGGTGATATTGGAGGCGAGATCGCGATGAGGCGTATCTAGCTGCCAATGCACGCCCGGTTGAAACAGCGCTTCGTACTGATCTTTATAGGTTTTAACCACGCGACCGAGATCATAGTCTCTTTCCTGTTTGATGGTGGTGCTGTTCGGCTGAGTGAGATCATTGGTCTTGTCTTTGGCGGATTTCGGGGCATAGAGCGCACCCTGACAGATCCAGGCCGGCGAAAGGATCTCGATCCAGCGTTCATCCTTGCTCGGGTCGCCGAAATCTTTGACCGAATCGCCGGGCTTGTCGCCGTCATAATAGAGATAGAACCGGCGATCGTTGCCCTGGCTGGCAAAGGGGGCGACGAACTCACCCACCTCATCGTTGTCCGTGGAGATGGAGTAGGTGCGGCCGGAACGGGAGTTCCATGGATTGCAGAACCAAGACCACCAGAATCCCTCGATCTTTTGATTGGTCAGGATGTAGGGCCAGTTGGTCGGTTCTGCCGTGTAGGGCCACAGAACCGGCGTTTCGCCGGGCAAACCGAACACTTTGCCGTTGTTGGTGAGCTTGATGTTCATGATCGCATAGTCCTGGTGCTTGGGCGTGCAGTAGGCGTACAGCCAGCGTTCAAATTCAACGCCCATAGTATAGCGCCAGACCGATTTGATGGCCCGTTCGGTGATCAGGTTGGGATCCACCGCCGTGTTCTTGTCGTGCTGAAAATCGCCCTGATGGGCGTTGAGAAAGTTATCGCCGCCGTCCGGGGTGATGTTTTTGCCGTTGACGAACACGTTGGGCTGCGGCCAGCGCTGATAGAGAATCTGCGTGACCGGCATCAGCGCGGTCTGGTGGGATTGGTTCACCCAATAGGGCTTGTAATCGTAATCGTAGGTACGATACATACCGGAGGTCCAGAAGGGAAATACCTCGCCGTTCGGAGCTTTCCAGTTTTTACAGCCGGCCAACGAGCCGGTTTTGCGCACATTGCCGCCCCACAGCTCGCGGATGCCGCCTTCAGGGAACAGCACGCGGCCGCCGGGCCAGGCGTATTGACCGCCCCAGCCTTCGGCGCCATCGTATTCGGCGTTGACCCACAACCGGCCTATTCGAAGGAAATGCATGCCGGTGTTGGCATAGGCCATTTCTCCGAGCAGGACGAAGACCAACAGGCAGAGGCCTGTGATTATTAATAGACGTTTCATAGGTAATTCCTTTTCGTTTAAACGACGGGACAATCTATTTACTCTTGCACAGATGCATTAGAACTCGACTTTCACACCGAACAGGAAGGAGCGGGGATTGTAGAACAATGCAAAATCCTTGTCCGGCGCCAGAGGGGCATGGGTTGTGCCGTTTTTGTCGACCCAGTTTTCAGTAAATATATTGTTGCCGTTTTTGTCTTTATAGTCACCGACCTTATTGCCCAGCCCGGTATTTTTGTCGACGAATTGGCTGTAGTACAATTCCGTCTCAGCCGCTTCCAGGACGCCGAGATTGAGCAGCTTGAAATTGAACACATTGTTGACATCCATATAGACGCGGGTTTTCACGCCGGCGAAGGAGGGCAACGTTTTGTTCAAACGGAAAGTGGTGGTATAGTTGTTGATCCAGTAATAGATGGTGCGCACTTCGCGGGTGGGCAATCCGGTCGGATTGTAAATGACCTTGGTGCCCTTGTTCCAGCGTTGAATCAAGCTCAAGCGCCAATCGCCTGCGAGGTTGCCCCATTCGTTCGGCGTATGGAAATCAACGTTGGCGATAAAGCTGGGCTGGGTCTGTGGCTGCAGTTTAACCGCGCTGTACTGGTAATAGGCGGCCAACGGATCCTGTTGGTATCTCTGCAGGCCATAGTTGCCCGAAGTGCTGATTAAATAGTCCATGGTCAGCCAACCAGTAAAGAATCGGCCGCGCATCTTGGTCACCTTGAGTTCGATGCCGCGGATATCTTCCCAGTTGTTGTTGCGTTGAGTGGTGTACGAGCAGGCGCCTTTGCCCACGCCTTCATAGTTGCGGAAATCGCCGATGGCCTGCGACCCGTCCAGTCCGATGACGGAGATCTGGCCGACCTGATCCGTGTTGTCTTTGGAGTAAAAATAGGAGCGGATCAACCATTCGTCTTTGATGCTCTGCTCAAAACCGACCTCATAGGCAGCGGTTCTGGGCG encodes:
- a CDS encoding MFS transporter gives rise to the protein MKWLDVFKPVPHRAPIDAPPQEIDKQYRYWRLRILYTTMIGYALFYFVRKNLSLAMPGMEAELGISKVDLGLFLTLHGVLYGISRFANGVIADRVNPRYFMALGLFASALMSIFFGLSNTVLAFGLFWLLNGWFQGMGFPPTAHTLTNWFSANERGRKFSIWNTSHSIGAGLVMLLNSFLVLYYWRLCFFVPAGLALFGSLFIANRLRDTPESLGLPPVEKYSQDHEETEKLRRMGDHDFTQFIRLHVFGNPAIWVISFANFFVYTVRYAILDWGPMFLSEMKGSQLHHAGWIVAGYEIAGILGMLVSGWMMDKVFKGRGGRACFFYMAACTVCVFLFWRLNSASLMINGMLLFGVGFFIYGPQCLIGVIAANLATKRAAATANGVTGIFGYLSGVLSGWGLGLLVQTHGWNAGFLMLSLAGLTAMMLFAFVWNVK
- a CDS encoding PorV/PorQ family protein → MRKIFCVSLLLMIILASLPATAKMKKLGQAGMTFLSVGGSARATGMAEAFTFAKNDLASVFYNPAGLASVQNRAFFFNYTDWIADMSVANAAVAWNTGAYGVFSLHTQMMNYGDFNGTAISVADPRGYTDVDVGDVAGLALGLGYGYQMTDKFGLGGNVKYVNQKLGSNDTYMGDALEETGKQNKIGTVAFDFGTIYETGIRSVVLAMSIRNYSGQQLYENEEFGIPQTYKIGVSANLFELLPVSMGSDHRAMLALEGVDPADRPEFMNYGLEYTYMEKFSLRGGWSTQRREDGIGGLSLGAGVKLGSVGTNGRLDFSYSDFGSVLGSVMRVSIGGSF